A section of the Flavobacterium ardleyense genome encodes:
- a CDS encoding RsmD family RNA methyltransferase produces the protein MRIISGKYKGRRITAPKNLPVRPTTDMSKEALFNVLNNHYEFEDLKVLDLFAGTGNISYEFASRGVKNITCVDGDMGCVKFIKETAKLYDFPIAAVKSDVIKYLERNTNSYSLIFADPPYGFEQKTFEAIVNLVFEKNSLSEEGMLVIEHSKFTKLDHLPHFSFMKSYGGSIFSFFNFEEEIEEAEASEKIEKS, from the coding sequence GTGAGAATTATTTCTGGAAAATATAAAGGGAGACGAATTACTGCTCCCAAAAACCTACCTGTCCGTCCAACAACCGATATGAGTAAGGAAGCACTTTTTAATGTGTTGAACAATCATTACGAATTTGAAGATCTAAAAGTTCTAGACCTTTTTGCGGGCACAGGAAATATCAGTTATGAATTTGCATCTCGTGGAGTGAAAAATATTACTTGTGTCGATGGAGATATGGGTTGCGTGAAGTTTATAAAAGAAACTGCCAAACTATATGATTTCCCAATTGCCGCAGTAAAAAGCGATGTGATTAAATATTTAGAGCGCAATACAAATTCATATTCCCTGATATTTGCTGATCCACCTTATGGATTTGAACAAAAAACATTTGAAGCAATTGTCAATTTAGTTTTCGAAAAGAATAGCCTTTCGGAGGAAGGAATGTTGGTTATCGAACATTCAAAATTTACCAAGCTTGATCATTTGCCTCACTTCTCGTTTATGAAAAGTTATGGAGGATCAATCTTCAGCTTCTTCAATTTTGAGGAAGAAATTGAAGAAGCTGAAGCAAGCGAAAAAATTGAAAAAAGCTAA
- a CDS encoding DUF3822 family protein, translating to MSETINTLSKNSKRLVLQVSLKGFSYCCFDKLTGEVLFLKEVSFEAASRTFRTEDFYWKAFVEDIQLSKAYEDVLVIHDNNLNTFVPTALFDPEIAGSYLQYNTKVFSSDLIDFDSIEKAELSNVYIPYVNINNFLLDHFESFFYKNSNTVLVENLLKLSDTAGQTEVFAHIGSESFELVICRDQKLLLANSYDYKTKEDFCYYLLFCLEQLSLNPEVVNLHFLGSIDEEDPIFKIAYTYVRNVGLLDLPARMTKQQYSTAENLKHFILFNS from the coding sequence ATGTCTGAGACTATAAATACTTTATCTAAAAATTCGAAAAGGCTGGTTTTGCAGGTTTCCTTAAAGGGATTCTCATACTGTTGCTTTGACAAATTGACAGGTGAAGTCCTATTTCTTAAAGAAGTTTCGTTTGAAGCGGCTTCTAGAACTTTTCGTACAGAAGATTTTTATTGGAAGGCTTTTGTCGAAGATATTCAGCTGAGCAAGGCTTACGAAGATGTATTGGTTATTCACGATAATAATCTGAACACTTTTGTGCCTACTGCCCTATTTGATCCCGAAATTGCTGGATCTTACCTGCAATATAATACCAAAGTTTTTTCGAGTGATTTGATTGATTTTGATTCGATTGAGAAAGCTGAACTTAGCAATGTTTATATTCCTTATGTAAATATCAATAATTTCCTATTGGATCATTTTGAAAGTTTTTTTTATAAAAACAGCAATACCGTTCTTGTCGAAAATTTATTGAAATTATCAGATACAGCGGGTCAAACCGAAGTTTTTGCGCATATTGGTTCTGAAAGTTTTGAGCTGGTAATTTGCAGAGATCAGAAGTTATTGCTTGCCAATTCTTATGATTATAAAACCAAAGAGGATTTCTGCTACTATTTATTATTTTGTTTAGAGCAGCTTTCGCTAAATCCAGAAGTAGTGAATTTACACTTCCTCGGTTCGATTGACGAAGAAGATCCAATTTTTAAAATCGCCTACACTTATGTTCGCAATGTTGGCTTACTTGATTTGCCTGCGCGAATGACCAAACAACAATACTCTACCGCAGAGAATTTGAAACATTTTATTCTATTTAACTCGTGA
- a CDS encoding ATP-dependent DNA helicase, translating into MNSAAFYAQLSRNFPFAPTEKQDLFFKMAAVFLTDKSDDSIFVLKGYAGTGKTSVIATIVNSLLEINKKYILLAPTGRAAKVIANYSEKPASTIHKKIYFPKKGQGGGVNFTNQINKHTNTVFIVDEASMISDMSTDGKMDSSSLLDDLISYIYNGKNCSLLLLGDTAQLPPINMDISPALNTDTLGMHYNKEVFTIELDEVMRQEEDSGILFNATELRELLKSDFIPDFQFYVKKFKDIIRLQDGYDIEDAINSAYSNYSIEDTAFIVRSNKRANQYNEQIRTRILGKESELSTGDFLMVVKNNYFWLKETDEAGFVANGDIIEILELFSIQELYGFKFAKVKIRMVDYPNQIPLETILLLDTLTSESPSLTYEQSNKLYQEVMLDYEHEPSKYKKFQKVKENPFFNALQVKFSYAITCHKSQGGQWNTVFIEQPYLPDGITRDYIRWLYTAVTRAKDKLYLIGFKDESFAG; encoded by the coding sequence ATGAACTCCGCCGCTTTTTACGCCCAACTATCTAGAAATTTCCCATTTGCTCCAACCGAAAAACAAGACCTTTTTTTTAAGATGGCTGCCGTTTTCCTGACTGACAAATCAGACGACAGCATTTTTGTATTAAAAGGATACGCAGGAACCGGAAAAACTTCGGTCATTGCAACTATCGTAAATAGCTTATTAGAAATAAATAAAAAATATATTTTGCTAGCACCAACCGGACGTGCGGCGAAAGTAATCGCAAATTATTCAGAAAAGCCAGCTTCTACAATTCACAAGAAAATCTATTTCCCAAAAAAAGGGCAGGGTGGAGGCGTGAATTTTACCAATCAAATAAATAAGCATACCAATACCGTTTTTATCGTCGACGAGGCTTCGATGATTTCGGATATGTCCACAGATGGAAAAATGGACAGTTCTTCACTATTGGATGATTTGATCAGTTATATTTATAATGGAAAAAATTGCAGCCTACTATTATTAGGAGATACCGCACAGCTTCCGCCAATAAATATGGATATCAGTCCGGCGCTAAATACCGATACTCTTGGAATGCATTACAATAAGGAGGTTTTTACGATAGAACTTGACGAGGTAATGCGACAAGAAGAAGATTCGGGAATTTTATTTAATGCAACCGAGCTTCGAGAATTATTAAAATCCGATTTTATTCCAGATTTTCAGTTCTATGTAAAGAAGTTCAAAGACATCATCAGACTTCAGGATGGTTATGATATCGAAGATGCAATCAATTCGGCTTACAGTAATTATAGTATTGAAGACACCGCCTTTATCGTTCGTTCTAATAAGCGAGCAAATCAATACAACGAGCAAATCCGTACTAGAATTCTTGGTAAAGAAAGCGAACTTTCTACTGGAGATTTTTTGATGGTGGTCAAAAATAATTATTTCTGGCTTAAAGAAACTGACGAAGCTGGATTTGTAGCAAATGGTGATATTATCGAAATTCTTGAATTATTTTCGATTCAGGAACTTTACGGTTTCAAATTCGCAAAAGTCAAAATCCGAATGGTTGATTATCCAAATCAGATTCCGCTAGAAACAATTTTACTGCTCGATACTTTGACCAGCGAATCGCCATCGTTAACCTACGAACAATCGAATAAACTTTATCAAGAAGTAATGTTGGACTATGAACACGAACCTAGCAAATATAAGAAATTTCAAAAAGTAAAAGAAAATCCTTTCTTTAATGCGCTTCAAGTGAAGTTTTCTTATGCGATAACCTGTCATAAATCTCAGGGTGGACAATGGAATACGGTCTTTATCGAACAGCCTTATTTACCTGACGGAATTACAAGAGACTATATCCGATGGCTTTATACCGCGGTCACGAGAGCAAAAGATAAACTATATTTGATAGGATTTAAAGATGAAAGTTTCGCCGGTTAA
- the kdsB gene encoding 3-deoxy-manno-octulosonate cytidylyltransferase, with protein sequence MKIIAIIPARYASTRFPAKLMHDLEGKSVILRTYEAAKNTNLFDEVFVATDSAEIFDEIVNNGGKAVMSQLKHESGSDRIAEAVAGIEADIVVNVQGDEPFIDKESLERLLEVFKNDEKHHIDLASLMLEIKDEEKIANPNHVKVVVDQSGFALYFSRSVIPYAREKNVGVRYWQHIGVYAFRKAALLDFCNLPQMSLEASEKLEQLRYLEFGKRIKMVETDKLSIGIDTEEDLINARLLWKKLHS encoded by the coding sequence ATGAAAATTATAGCAATAATCCCCGCACGATACGCATCTACAAGATTTCCCGCCAAACTAATGCACGATCTTGAAGGAAAATCAGTAATTCTTCGGACTTACGAAGCTGCGAAAAACACCAATCTTTTTGACGAAGTTTTTGTAGCAACAGATTCAGCGGAAATCTTTGACGAAATCGTGAATAATGGTGGAAAAGCGGTTATGAGTCAACTAAAGCACGAATCGGGAAGCGATCGAATTGCCGAAGCAGTTGCTGGAATCGAAGCAGACATCGTAGTAAATGTGCAAGGAGACGAGCCATTTATCGATAAAGAATCTCTTGAAAGACTTTTAGAGGTTTTTAAAAATGACGAAAAACATCATATCGATTTAGCATCATTAATGCTAGAAATAAAGGACGAAGAAAAAATCGCAAATCCTAATCACGTAAAAGTCGTGGTAGACCAAAGTGGATTTGCATTGTATTTTTCTAGATCGGTAATTCCGTACGCTAGAGAGAAAAATGTTGGTGTTAGATATTGGCAACATATTGGAGTCTATGCCTTTAGAAAAGCTGCTTTATTAGATTTCTGCAACCTTCCACAAATGTCTCTTGAAGCTTCAGAAAAGTTAGAGCAATTGCGCTATTTAGAATTTGGAAAAAGAATTAAAATGGTAGAAACTGACAAATTAAGTATCGGAATTGACACTGAGGAAGATCTTATAAATGCTAGACTTCTTTGGAAGAAACTACATTCTTAA
- the pheT gene encoding phenylalanine--tRNA ligase subunit beta, producing the protein MKISYNWLKQFIKIEENSAETSALLTDLGLEVEVVEKFQTVKGGLEGVVAGRVLTCEQHPNADRLKVTTVDLGNGIPVQIVCGANNVAQGQIVPVATIGTTLYDKDGVGFQIKKGKIRDQESHGMICAEDELGLGTGHDGIMVLDESIVPGTPAAQIFHIENDEVFEIGLTPNRADAMSHMGVARDLKAGLLQRNISVELITPSVSKFKVDKRTLKIDVDVQDAKLAPRYCGVTISGITVGPSPEWLQNRLKSIGITPKNNIVDATNYVLHDLGQPLHAFDANRITGKIKVKNVEAGTKFTTLDDVERTLHAEDLMICDEKGPIALAGILGGKHSGVSETTNAIFLESAYFNPISIRKSAKRHSISTDASFRFERGIDSNITAYALKRAALLIQEVAGGEITSDIVDFFPRKIEDSPVFLHFAKAAKIIGQEISKETIKKILVSLDIKVNTMSDAGLGLVVPAYRVDVTREIDVIEEILRVYGYNNIGFSKKFNATVSYSARTEDYKVQNIISNQLVSLGFNEIMANSLTTADYVGLSETVNEENTVKMLNPLSADLAVMRQSLLFSSLEAVSFNINRRNLDLRLFEFGKTYHKVEGGHDEIKHFTLIETGNRFDESWTVPSAKSDFFLFKGYVESVLSRLGIEKHKTQPVKADIFGEGIALYIGSECLVEFGTVKKSILKHFDIKQEVLFADFNWQAVHKLVSNKVKFAEIAKYPEMRRDLALLLDKDQTFENVYRVAKLTEKSLLKNINLFDVYEGDKLPEGKKSYAVSFVMQDNSKTLTDVQIDKVMSKIMTNLETELGAIQR; encoded by the coding sequence ATGAAAATATCTTACAACTGGCTAAAACAGTTTATCAAAATAGAAGAAAATTCGGCTGAAACATCTGCATTACTGACAGATTTAGGTCTCGAAGTAGAAGTTGTCGAAAAATTTCAAACTGTAAAAGGTGGTCTTGAAGGCGTTGTTGCCGGACGTGTTCTTACCTGTGAGCAACATCCAAATGCCGATAGACTAAAAGTAACTACGGTTGATTTAGGTAACGGAATACCAGTTCAGATTGTTTGTGGTGCAAATAATGTGGCTCAAGGCCAAATTGTTCCTGTTGCAACCATCGGGACAACTTTGTACGATAAAGATGGTGTTGGTTTCCAAATTAAAAAAGGAAAAATTCGTGATCAAGAAAGCCACGGAATGATTTGCGCCGAAGACGAATTAGGTCTTGGTACAGGTCACGACGGAATTATGGTACTTGACGAAAGTATTGTACCAGGAACTCCAGCAGCGCAAATTTTCCATATAGAAAATGATGAGGTATTTGAAATTGGCTTAACGCCAAATAGAGCCGATGCAATGAGTCATATGGGTGTTGCCAGGGATCTTAAAGCGGGACTTTTACAACGTAATATTTCGGTTGAACTTATCACTCCTTCGGTAAGTAAATTTAAAGTTGACAAACGTACACTTAAAATTGATGTGGATGTTCAGGATGCGAAACTTGCTCCAAGATATTGTGGCGTTACAATTTCGGGAATTACTGTTGGTCCTTCTCCAGAATGGTTGCAGAACAGATTAAAATCAATTGGAATTACACCAAAAAATAATATTGTCGACGCTACAAATTATGTACTACACGATTTAGGTCAACCTTTACATGCTTTTGATGCAAACCGTATTACGGGCAAAATCAAAGTAAAAAATGTTGAAGCTGGTACAAAATTTACCACTCTTGATGATGTTGAACGCACCTTGCATGCCGAAGATTTGATGATCTGTGATGAAAAAGGTCCAATTGCTTTAGCTGGAATATTAGGCGGAAAGCATTCAGGAGTTTCAGAAACTACTAATGCTATTTTCTTAGAAAGTGCTTATTTTAATCCTATTTCTATTCGTAAGAGTGCAAAAAGACATTCAATATCTACGGATGCTTCTTTTAGATTTGAGCGTGGTATCGATTCAAATATTACAGCTTATGCTCTTAAACGTGCGGCTTTATTAATTCAAGAAGTTGCGGGTGGCGAAATCACATCTGATATTGTTGATTTCTTCCCAAGAAAGATCGAAGATTCTCCAGTCTTTCTTCATTTCGCGAAAGCGGCAAAAATTATTGGGCAGGAAATTTCAAAAGAAACTATCAAGAAAATTTTGGTATCATTAGATATCAAAGTAAACACAATGTCTGATGCTGGTTTAGGACTTGTTGTTCCGGCATATCGCGTTGATGTAACTCGTGAAATTGATGTAATCGAAGAAATTTTGAGAGTTTACGGATATAACAATATTGGATTTTCAAAGAAATTTAATGCGACTGTAAGTTATTCGGCTCGAACAGAAGATTATAAAGTTCAAAATATAATTAGCAACCAACTAGTTTCATTAGGTTTTAATGAGATTATGGCAAACTCTTTAACTACAGCTGATTACGTAGGTTTATCTGAAACTGTTAATGAAGAGAATACTGTAAAAATGCTTAATCCTTTAAGCGCAGATCTTGCGGTTATGAGACAATCACTTTTGTTTTCTAGTCTTGAAGCAGTGTCGTTTAATATCAACCGAAGAAACTTAGATTTAAGATTATTTGAATTCGGAAAAACCTATCACAAAGTTGAAGGCGGACACGACGAAATCAAACATTTCACTCTTATCGAAACAGGTAATCGCTTTGATGAATCTTGGACGGTGCCTTCTGCGAAATCTGATTTTTTCTTATTTAAAGGATATGTAGAGAGTGTTCTTTCTAGATTAGGAATCGAAAAGCATAAAACACAACCCGTAAAAGCGGATATTTTTGGCGAAGGAATTGCTCTTTATATAGGAAGCGAATGTTTAGTTGAATTTGGAACGGTTAAGAAAAGCATCTTGAAACATTTCGACATAAAACAAGAAGTTCTTTTTGCAGATTTCAATTGGCAAGCGGTTCATAAATTAGTTTCAAACAAAGTGAAGTTCGCAGAAATTGCAAAATATCCTGAAATGAGACGAGACCTTGCGCTTCTATTGGACAAAGATCAAACTTTTGAAAATGTTTACAGAGTAGCGAAACTTACAGAGAAGTCATTGCTGAAAAACATTAATCTTTTTGATGTTTATGAAGGAGACAAGTTACCAGAAGGTAAGAAATCATACGCAGTTAGTTTTGTAATGCAAGACAATTCGAAAACGTTAACTGACGTTCAAATTGACAAAGTGATGTCGAAGATTATGACAAATCTCGAGACGGAATTAGGCGCAATTCAGCGATAA
- a CDS encoding TolC family protein, with amino-acid sequence MKIRNCIYTIGILFSISISTYAQTILTIEEAVEIALKNNYDIAIAANELKIDQENATWGNSGFLPKVDASITNNYNIQNIEQTRSEGAVLREKNAHSSNLTYGVNLGWTIFDGFNMFAQYDQLKAVENLGQAQLKLTILNRVTDVMTLYMEMVQQQQQVKALDSSIVISQQRLATAKNRFTIGKAAKLEVLNAEVDLNSDISAQLRQVEYYKNTRYRLNELLAREVSAEFIVTDVVQVDEDLQLLPLLDLASKENPEIISQRLVKQIAELELRKVKSNYYPTIAVNTGYNFGESESSLGFTSQSSTDGLNYGFSASINLFDGFNQRRKRHVAELQIDNAEINIKKQQKNLETSLTTAYETYLTNLRLIELETKNEAIAKENLDITLVKYKIGTINTLELRTAQLNYTNAQLRLAEAQYQAKMSEIDLKALAGNLSL; translated from the coding sequence ATGAAAATTAGAAATTGCATTTATACAATAGGGATTCTTTTTTCTATCTCTATTTCCACCTACGCTCAAACGATTTTGACAATTGAAGAAGCAGTGGAAATTGCCCTTAAAAATAATTACGATATCGCAATTGCTGCCAACGAACTCAAAATAGATCAAGAGAATGCTACTTGGGGAAATTCTGGTTTTTTACCAAAAGTTGATGCGTCAATTACCAATAATTATAATATTCAAAATATTGAACAAACGCGGAGCGAAGGTGCAGTTTTGCGAGAGAAAAATGCTCATAGTAGTAATCTGACCTATGGAGTAAATTTGGGTTGGACCATTTTTGATGGATTTAATATGTTTGCACAGTACGATCAATTGAAAGCGGTAGAAAATTTGGGTCAAGCCCAGCTGAAACTTACTATTTTAAATCGGGTTACAGATGTTATGACGCTTTATATGGAAATGGTACAGCAGCAGCAGCAAGTAAAAGCTTTGGATAGCAGTATTGTTATTTCGCAGCAGCGGCTAGCGACTGCCAAAAATCGGTTCACTATCGGGAAAGCTGCAAAATTGGAAGTGCTTAATGCCGAAGTAGATTTAAATTCGGATATTTCGGCTCAACTTCGACAAGTAGAATATTACAAAAATACCCGATATAGACTTAATGAATTACTGGCTCGAGAAGTTTCAGCTGAATTTATTGTAACCGACGTGGTCCAAGTAGATGAAGATCTTCAATTATTGCCACTTTTAGATTTGGCTTCAAAAGAAAATCCAGAAATTATTTCACAAAGACTTGTCAAGCAGATTGCCGAACTTGAATTGCGTAAAGTAAAGAGCAACTACTACCCTACTATTGCTGTAAACACTGGTTATAATTTTGGAGAATCAGAGTCAAGTCTTGGATTTACTTCCCAATCATCAACCGATGGACTAAATTACGGTTTTAGTGCTTCGATAAATTTATTTGATGGCTTTAACCAAAGGCGAAAACGTCACGTTGCCGAATTGCAAATAGACAACGCTGAAATCAATATTAAAAAGCAACAGAAAAATCTTGAAACTTCTCTGACTACTGCGTACGAAACTTATTTAACCAACCTACGATTGATTGAATTAGAAACAAAAAATGAAGCTATTGCGAAGGAAAATTTGGATATTACTTTAGTTAAATATAAAATCGGAACCATCAATACTTTGGAATTAAGGACAGCACAACTCAATTATACCAACGCACAATTGCGTCTTGCCGAGGCGCAATACCAAGCTAAAATGTCGGAAATAGATCTTAAAGCTTTGGCTGGAAATCTTAGCCTTTAG
- a CDS encoding efflux RND transporter permease subunit, giving the protein MSLSTLSIKRPVLTIVMNLTLVLFGIIGYTYLGVREFPSIDPAMISVRTNYTGANADIIESQITEPLEKAINSIDGIRNISSSSNQGSSSIQIEFNLGKDLEAAANDVRDKVSQAIRSLPQDIDAPPVVSKADADGDAIITMTVQSDTKNTLELSDYADNVIAQRLQTIPGVSSVQIWGMRKYAMRLWLDPQKLNSYGVTVGEVRAALNKQNVELPSGKLTGANTELTVKTIGNLSTEEEFNDIIILSENGKVVKLGDVGRAVLEAENLETKLSDSGQPMIGMAIIPQPGTNYLEIADAFYERYDQLQKDLPKDFKLNIAIDNTLFVKRAVTEVAETLLISITLVVLVIFMFFRNWSIAFRPLIDIPVSLIATFFIMYLFGFSINVLTLLAIVLATGLVVDDGIVVTENIYKKIEEGMTPIEAAIKGSNEIFFAVISISVTLAAVFLPVIFLEGFVGRLFREFGVVIGAAVLISAFVSLTLTPMLNAYLMKGGVQKQSKFYIATEPYFQRLNKGYASALESFTRRKWISFPILIVCFGMIALFFSLLKKETAPYDDRSFIGLNVTAPEGATYDYMDRFMTELTELINDSVPEKKVSLIITSPGWGSSSVNSGRARIALVDASERERSQDEIANSLTGLTRNFTGARTFVSQSPTISVGRRGGMPIQYIIQAQNFEKLEEKIPLFMAEAENNATFSNVDVNLKFNKPELYVTIDREKAESLGISVIDIAQTLQLSLSGQRFGYFMMNGKQYQVMGQFDQKDRSEPMDLKSMFVKNDKGALIQLDNVVKVTEQSSPPQLYHNNRYMSATVSAGLAPGRSISDGIDAMEQIKEKVLDETFTTDLSGESRDFVESSSNTLFAFGLALVLIFLLLSAQFESFIDPLLIILTVPMAVAGALFSLWLFDQSWNIFSQIGTIMLIGLVTKNGILIVEFANQLREEGKPKLEAILQASEARLRPILMTSLTIALGALPIALSFGAASNSRVGMGVVIVGGTIFSLILTLFIIPSIYLMWSRERKHRPEFDNIEEYEK; this is encoded by the coding sequence ATGAGTTTATCCACTTTAAGTATAAAAAGACCAGTATTAACTATTGTTATGAATTTAACTTTGGTTTTATTTGGTATTATTGGCTACACCTATCTTGGTGTGCGAGAATTCCCCTCTATTGATCCGGCGATGATTTCGGTCCGTACTAATTACACTGGCGCTAATGCCGATATTATCGAATCGCAAATTACCGAACCTCTCGAGAAAGCTATTAACTCAATTGATGGAATTCGAAATATCAGTTCGTCTAGTAATCAAGGTTCGAGCAGTATTCAGATCGAATTTAATTTAGGAAAAGATCTAGAAGCTGCGGCTAATGACGTGCGAGACAAGGTGTCCCAAGCAATTAGAAGTTTACCGCAGGATATTGATGCACCGCCCGTTGTTTCAAAAGCTGATGCAGATGGTGATGCGATTATCACGATGACTGTTCAGAGTGATACCAAAAATACTTTAGAACTTTCAGATTATGCTGATAATGTGATTGCACAGCGTTTGCAAACAATACCTGGAGTAAGTAGTGTGCAAATTTGGGGAATGCGAAAATATGCTATGCGTTTATGGCTTGATCCGCAAAAGCTAAATTCCTATGGAGTTACAGTAGGCGAAGTCCGCGCTGCCTTAAATAAACAAAATGTGGAACTGCCTTCTGGCAAATTAACCGGCGCCAATACCGAACTGACTGTCAAAACAATCGGAAATCTTTCTACCGAAGAAGAATTTAACGATATAATTATTCTTTCTGAAAATGGAAAAGTTGTAAAACTCGGCGATGTTGGACGTGCTGTTTTGGAAGCTGAAAATTTAGAAACAAAACTTAGTGATTCGGGACAGCCAATGATTGGTATGGCAATTATTCCGCAACCTGGAACTAATTATTTGGAAATTGCTGATGCCTTTTATGAAAGGTATGATCAACTTCAAAAGGATTTACCTAAAGATTTTAAATTAAATATCGCTATTGACAATACCTTATTTGTAAAGCGAGCCGTTACCGAAGTGGCTGAAACATTACTCATTTCGATTACACTTGTGGTCTTGGTGATTTTTATGTTTTTTAGGAATTGGTCCATAGCATTCCGACCTTTAATTGACATTCCAGTGTCGCTGATTGCTACATTCTTTATCATGTATCTCTTCGGATTTTCTATTAATGTATTGACATTATTAGCAATTGTATTGGCTACAGGACTTGTGGTCGATGACGGAATTGTGGTCACCGAGAATATTTATAAAAAGATTGAAGAAGGAATGACGCCCATCGAAGCCGCCATCAAAGGATCCAACGAAATTTTCTTTGCGGTAATTTCTATTTCTGTAACCTTGGCTGCGGTGTTTTTACCAGTAATCTTTTTAGAAGGTTTTGTGGGTCGATTGTTTAGAGAGTTTGGAGTCGTCATCGGAGCCGCAGTACTAATTTCGGCTTTTGTATCATTGACTTTAACTCCAATGCTAAATGCATATTTGATGAAAGGCGGCGTACAGAAACAATCTAAATTTTATATAGCGACTGAACCTTATTTCCAGAGATTAAATAAAGGATATGCTAGTGCTTTAGAGTCTTTTACACGTAGAAAATGGATCAGCTTTCCAATTCTAATTGTGTGTTTTGGGATGATTGCTTTGTTTTTTAGTTTGCTAAAAAAAGAAACTGCTCCTTATGATGACCGAAGTTTTATAGGTCTAAACGTTACCGCGCCCGAAGGTGCTACATATGATTATATGGACCGTTTTATGACTGAACTTACAGAGTTAATTAACGATTCGGTGCCGGAGAAAAAAGTAAGTTTAATAATCACCTCGCCAGGATGGGGATCTTCTTCTGTAAATAGTGGTCGTGCTCGAATCGCCTTGGTAGATGCATCAGAAAGGGAGCGATCTCAAGACGAAATTGCTAATAGCTTAACCGGATTAACTAGAAATTTTACTGGCGCGCGAACTTTTGTGTCTCAGTCACCAACCATTTCGGTGGGAAGACGGGGCGGAATGCCAATTCAATATATTATTCAAGCTCAAAATTTTGAAAAATTAGAAGAGAAAATTCCTTTGTTTATGGCTGAAGCCGAAAACAATGCAACTTTCTCCAATGTTGATGTGAATTTAAAATTCAACAAGCCTGAACTATATGTTACAATTGATAGAGAGAAAGCAGAAAGCTTAGGTATTTCGGTAATTGATATAGCTCAAACTTTACAACTTTCGTTGAGTGGTCAGCGTTTTGGTTACTTTATGATGAATGGAAAGCAGTATCAAGTAATGGGTCAATTTGATCAGAAAGACCGAAGCGAACCGATGGATCTAAAATCAATGTTTGTAAAGAATGACAAAGGAGCCCTGATTCAACTTGATAATGTGGTGAAAGTTACTGAACAAAGTAGTCCACCGCAGCTTTATCATAACAACAGATATATGTCGGCAACGGTTTCTGCTGGACTTGCACCTGGACGTAGTATTAGCGACGGTATTGACGCAATGGAACAAATTAAGGAGAAGGTTTTGGACGAAACATTTACAACCGATTTAAGTGGAGAATCTCGAGATTTTGTAGAAAGTAGTTCCAATACTTTATTCGCATTTGGTTTGGCCTTAGTTTTAATATTTTTGTTGCTTTCGGCTCAATTCGAAAGTTTTATAGACCCACTTCTTATCATTTTAACTGTGCCGATGGCCGTTGCAGGAGCGCTGTTTTCACTTTGGTTATTCGATCAAAGTTGGAATATTTTTAGCCAAATTGGAACTATTATGTTGATAGGACTTGTGACGAAGAATGGAATTTTAATTGTCGAATTTGCCAATCAGCTTCGCGAAGAAGGAAAACCGAAGTTGGAAGCAATTTTACAAGCTTCAGAAGCTCGTTTGAGACCAATATTGATGACAAGTTTAACCATTGCGCTAGGAGCTCTACCAATTGCTTTATCGTTTGGCGCTGCTTCCAATAGCCGTGTCGGAATGGGAGTTGTAATTGTTGGAGGAACGATATTCTCATTAATTCTAACCCTATTTATTATTCCTTCAATTTACCTGATGTGGTCAAGAGAGAGGAAGCACAGACCAGAATTTGACAATATTGAAGAATATGAAAAATAA